In the [Clostridium] colinum genome, one interval contains:
- the nifJ gene encoding pyruvate:ferredoxin (flavodoxin) oxidoreductase has product MSKIMKTMDGNQAAAEVSYQFSEVANIFPITPSSPMAEHVDEWAAKGKKNMFGQTVKVVEMQSEGGAAGALHGALATGALATTYTASQGLLLMVPNMYKIAGELLPCVIHVSARTIAAHALSIFGDHSDVMACRQTGFAMLASSNVQEVMDLSTVSHLSTLKARVPFLNFFDGFRTSHEIQKIEVLDFDKVKELVDMDAIKRFKDNALNPQSPVTRGTAQNPDVFFQAREASNKFYNNVPAIVEEYLGEINKLTGRDYKLFNYYGDPEAEKVIIAIGSVCDTISETIDFLRAKGEKVGLVNVHLFRPFVQEKLLEAIPTTAKKIAVLDRTKEPGALGEPLYQDVCTAFFNSDRKATIVGGRYGLSSKDTTPAQIIAVYENLDLDQPKNGFTVGINDDVTHLSLKVGKEIDVTDEETISCKFWGLGADGTVGANKNSIKIIGDHTDMYAQAYFAYDSKKSGGLTTSHLRFGKKLIRAPYLVTTADFIACHQQSYLDKYDILEGLKEGGSFLLNTKWNDEELDKNLPGNIKRYIAENKINFYTIDAVAIAKEIGLGKRFNAVLQSAFFKIANIIPADEAIKYMKEAIVKAYGKKGEKVVAMNQQAVEKGMELVRKIEVPSSWANAEDTNKIQTSIDKPEFITRILEPINNMKGDLLPVSAFVGYEDGTFENGTAAYEKRGVAIEVPEWNIDNCIQCNQCSYVCPHAVIRPFLVNEDEAKNAPEGFNTKKAIGKGFENYTYRIQVSVLDCTGCGNCVEICPAKEKAIVMKPIDTQMNEVPNWEYAVSLSPKENPMDKKSIKGSQFEQPLFEFSGACPGCGETPYAKLITQLFGDRMYIANATGCSSIWGGSAPSTPYTKNHNGHGPAWANSLFEDNAEFGLGMAISVSKQRQTLKEKAEEIIKATSNQELKDTLQAWIDTMYKGEESKATSANVIKALENETSEEAKYILEHKKHLVKNSQWIFGGDGWAYDIGYGGLDHALASGEDINVFVFDTEIYSNTGGQASKSTPTAAIAKFAASGKRVRKKDLGMMAMSYGYVYVAQVSMGADKNQVLKAIVEAESYPGPSLIIAYAPCISHGINMTYSLEEAKKAVECGYWQLYRFNPTLEEEGKNPFILDSKEPTASFKDFLSGEVRYTSLQRAFPELAEQLFDLCEQDAKKRLDTYKKLADA; this is encoded by the coding sequence ATGTCTAAAATTATGAAAACTATGGATGGTAATCAAGCTGCTGCTGAGGTATCTTATCAATTTTCAGAAGTAGCTAACATATTTCCTATTACACCATCATCTCCTATGGCAGAACATGTAGATGAATGGGCTGCTAAAGGCAAAAAAAATATGTTTGGTCAAACTGTAAAAGTTGTAGAAATGCAATCTGAAGGTGGTGCAGCTGGTGCTCTTCATGGTGCTTTAGCTACTGGTGCTTTAGCTACTACATACACAGCATCTCAAGGTTTACTTCTTATGGTGCCTAATATGTATAAAATAGCTGGTGAGCTTTTACCTTGCGTAATTCATGTTAGTGCTCGTACAATAGCAGCACATGCGCTTAGTATTTTTGGTGACCATTCAGATGTTATGGCTTGTCGTCAAACTGGTTTTGCAATGCTTGCATCTTCAAATGTACAAGAGGTTATGGATTTATCTACAGTTTCTCACCTTTCTACTTTAAAAGCTAGAGTTCCATTTTTAAATTTCTTTGATGGATTTAGAACATCTCATGAAATACAAAAAATAGAAGTTTTAGATTTTGATAAAGTAAAAGAGCTTGTTGATATGGATGCAATAAAAAGATTTAAAGACAATGCTCTTAATCCACAAAGCCCTGTTACTAGAGGTACTGCTCAAAACCCTGATGTATTTTTCCAAGCAAGAGAAGCATCTAACAAATTTTATAATAATGTTCCTGCTATTGTAGAAGAATACTTAGGAGAAATAAATAAATTAACTGGTAGAGATTATAAATTATTTAATTATTATGGTGACCCAGAGGCAGAAAAAGTTATCATTGCTATTGGTTCTGTGTGTGATACAATCTCTGAAACAATTGACTTTTTACGTGCTAAAGGTGAAAAAGTTGGTTTAGTAAATGTACACTTATTTAGACCTTTTGTACAAGAAAAATTATTAGAAGCTATTCCTACTACTGCTAAAAAAATAGCTGTATTAGATAGAACAAAAGAACCGGGTGCTCTTGGCGAACCTTTATATCAAGATGTTTGTACAGCATTCTTTAATTCAGATAGAAAAGCTACTATCGTTGGTGGTAGATATGGTCTTAGCTCAAAAGATACTACACCTGCTCAAATTATAGCTGTATATGAAAATCTTGATTTAGACCAACCTAAAAATGGATTTACAGTAGGTATTAATGATGATGTTACTCACCTTTCATTAAAAGTTGGTAAAGAAATAGATGTTACAGATGAAGAAACAATTAGTTGTAAATTCTGGGGCTTAGGTGCAGATGGTACTGTTGGTGCTAATAAAAACTCTATTAAAATTATTGGTGACCATACAGATATGTATGCTCAAGCATATTTTGCATATGACTCTAAAAAATCTGGTGGTTTAACAACTTCTCACTTACGTTTTGGTAAAAAACTTATTCGTGCTCCATATCTTGTTACTACTGCAGATTTTATAGCTTGTCATCAACAATCATACCTTGACAAATATGATATATTAGAAGGTTTAAAAGAAGGCGGTAGTTTCTTATTAAACACTAAATGGAATGATGAGGAATTAGATAAAAACTTACCAGGCAACATAAAAAGATATATAGCAGAAAATAAAATTAATTTCTACACTATAGACGCTGTTGCTATTGCAAAAGAAATTGGTCTTGGCAAACGCTTTAATGCTGTTTTACAATCTGCTTTCTTTAAAATAGCAAATATTATTCCTGCTGATGAAGCTATCAAATATATGAAAGAAGCAATTGTTAAAGCATACGGCAAAAAAGGTGAAAAAGTTGTAGCAATGAACCAACAAGCTGTAGAAAAAGGTATGGAACTTGTTAGAAAAATAGAAGTTCCTAGTAGCTGGGCAAATGCTGAAGATACTAATAAAATTCAAACTAGCATTGATAAACCAGAGTTTATAACAAGAATATTAGAACCTATTAATAATATGAAAGGTGATTTATTACCTGTTTCTGCATTTGTAGGATATGAAGATGGTACATTTGAAAATGGTACAGCTGCTTATGAAAAACGTGGTGTTGCTATCGAGGTTCCAGAATGGAATATTGACAACTGTATACAATGTAACCAATGTTCTTATGTATGTCCTCATGCAGTTATTAGACCATTCCTTGTTAATGAAGATGAAGCAAAAAATGCTCCAGAAGGATTTAATACTAAAAAAGCTATTGGTAAAGGATTTGAAAACTATACTTATAGAATACAAGTATCCGTGCTAGATTGTACTGGTTGTGGCAACTGTGTAGAAATATGTCCTGCTAAAGAAAAAGCTATTGTTATGAAACCTATAGATACTCAAATGAATGAAGTTCCTAATTGGGAATATGCAGTATCTTTATCACCAAAAGAAAATCCTATGGATAAAAAATCTATTAAAGGTAGCCAGTTTGAACAACCATTATTCGAGTTTTCTGGAGCTTGTCCTGGTTGTGGTGAAACTCCTTATGCAAAACTTATTACTCAATTATTTGGAGATAGAATGTATATAGCTAATGCTACTGGTTGTTCATCTATTTGGGGTGGTTCTGCACCTAGCACACCTTATACTAAAAATCATAATGGACACGGTCCTGCTTGGGCAAACTCTTTATTTGAAGATAATGCTGAATTTGGTTTAGGTATGGCTATAAGCGTTTCTAAACAAAGACAAACTTTAAAAGAAAAAGCAGAAGAAATTATTAAAGCTACAAGTAACCAAGAATTAAAAGATACATTACAAGCTTGGATTGATACAATGTACAAAGGTGAAGAATCTAAAGCTACATCTGCTAATGTTATTAAAGCTCTTGAAAATGAAACTAGTGAAGAAGCTAAATATATATTAGAGCATAAAAAACATCTTGTTAAAAATTCTCAATGGATATTTGGTGGAGACGGTTGGGCTTATGACATTGGTTATGGCGGTTTAGACCACGCTCTTGCTTCTGGAGAAGATATCAACGTATTTGTATTTGATACTGAAATTTACTCTAATACTGGTGGTCAAGCTTCTAAATCTACACCAACTGCTGCTATAGCTAAATTTGCTGCTTCTGGTAAAAGAGTTCGTAAAAAAGATCTTGGTATGATGGCTATGAGCTATGGTTATGTATATGTTGCTCAAGTTTCTATGGGAGCTGATAAAAATCAAGTGTTAAAAGCTATTGTAGAGGCTGAAAGCTATCCAGGTCCATCATTAATCATTGCTTATGCGCCTTGTATAAGCCACGGTATTAATATGACTTACTCTTTAGAAGAAGCTAAAAAAGCTGTTGAATGTGGATATTGGCAATTATATAGATTTAACCCAACTCTTGAAGAAGAAGGTAAAAATCCATTTATATTAGATTCTAAAGAACCTACTGCTTCATTTAAAGACTTCTTATCTGGTGAAGTTCGTTATACATCTTTACAACGTGCTTTCCCTGAACTTGCAGAACAATTATTTGATTTATGTGAGCAAGATGCAAAAAAACGTTTAGATACTTACAAAAAACTTGCTGATGCTTAA